In Pecten maximus chromosome 10, xPecMax1.1, whole genome shotgun sequence, one genomic interval encodes:
- the LOC117335792 gene encoding protein Hikeshi-like, translating to MFGLIISGRLVQTDPQQLAETQFVFSIPDVDNVNHVVVFLTGQMAFPEELGAAVYFSFPNPQGQTWQLLGHISNSKPSAIFKITKLKQEDGSGSGHPFGQFGGQKSHMAQIGISVEPLSQLSQQTPVTQAKPSSVEPFLEFSQKMLENFFNYASSFGLTQAQMTPNPSETYVPLSTLQSWFQTFQRRLQQNPYFWRS from the exons ATGTTTGGACTGATCATATCGGGCCGGTTG GTTCAAACAGACCCGCAGCAGTTGGCAGAGACACAGTTTGTCTTTAGTATCCCAGATGTTGACAATGTCAATCATGTGGTTGTTTTCCTCACAGGACAAATGGCATTTCCTGAAGAACtaggggcagcag TGTATTTCTCCTTCCCCAACCCACAGGGACAAACATGGCAGTTATTGGGACATATTTCCAACTCCAAGCCTAGTGCTATCTTCAAGatcacaaaattaaaacaag AGGATGGGAGTGGTTCTGGTCATCCATTCGGCCAGTTTGGTGGACAGAAATCTCACATGGCACAGATTGGAATATCTGTGGAACCTCTCTCACAACTCAGTCAGCAAACTCCTGTCACACAGGCCAAACCATCTAGTGTGGAACCATTTTTggaattttcccaaaaaatgtTGGAAAATTTTTTCAACTATGCAAGTTCTTTTGGACTCACACAAGCTCAAATGACACCAAACCCTTCAGAGACCTATGTGCCCCTCAGTACCCTGCAATCATGGTTTCAAACATTTCAAAGACGATTGCAACAAAATCCATATTTCTGGAGGTCTTGA
- the LOC117335790 gene encoding uncharacterized protein LOC117335790 — protein sequence MASYKRVAILLMSFMCCLWLSAHAQLWWDDDEISLDDLVDIGFPIKRPRNDKYRDASNIIHYKTIIDDDESEKAHDGGKGDEIGDDKDDDDTKFTDKADDNPAGTWNDGNNDDNNITDKDDDILAKTGEDNDDIGNNNTENAGENDDTQADSGNDEFNDDDKITDIVNDILAKTGEDNDDIGNNNTENAGENDDTQADSGNDEFDDDDKITDIVNDILAMTGEDNDDFGYNNIENAGENDDTQADSGNDENNDDDKMPDKDDDTPANIGDDDNDDDKTKNTGRDDDNPADETSGDNGDDENTEVTGKEIGNDDNANTGITGGDEDNVDGGDGSNNAENTGKDDDTQADSGDDENNDDNKLTDKDNDTPANIGSDGDDDKTKNTGKANENSAEIGNGDNDNTESTGGDDDDQVKTGDDNIDGGGSNNDENTGKDDDTPAETSDDNTSDDGGDSGKGDDSPTKSGDNGNGNTESMRKDDDKPKDSSLDQTTQNVVTSLEKPEENDDSTEDRVPKSASPSEDSDDSSESGESNDSSTQVPSSSSSSSSSSSSSSSSSSSSSSSSSSSSSSSSSENSDDSTERTTPMRFIPRRTSPKTTPTPIPPKGSSEETSKVTTPTPLPPKGSSEETEETSKVTTPTPLPPKGSSEETEETSKVTTPTPLPPKGSSEETEETSKVTTPTPLPPKGSSEETEETSKVTTPTPLPPKGSSEEPEETSPSTTQIPLPPEKSTTPMTFTPSPLFRCPLVMDIVIVIHGSNTITRQNFTDIKCGVVSLIESMTPPIYPRNSHIGFIQYSDAKHVEKHNISADKEGLKVFVYETKTSGTGTRTDLGLLEMNRMFASNFRPGVRRIGVIVTYGLSPSPVNVAQQAFLARRAGIDIFVVGITSNTREYELNVMTGTVGRHHVYYLPRFDEFKDFVNDRLVHEICAAPALPTPRPTPRLTPKPTPRPTPRPTPLLTPKPTPQPTTRPYPKLTPKPTPRPTPRPTPKSTPRPTPRPTPKLTPKPTPRPTPRPTPKPTPRPTPRPTPKLTPKPTPRPTPAPTPKLTPKPTPRPTPRPTPKLTPRPTPKLTPKPTPRPTPRPTPKLTPRPTPRPTPRPTPKLTPKPTPRPTPRPTPKITPKPPTKRPTPKPTPRPTPRPTPRPTPKLTPKPTPRPTPRPTPKPTPRPTPRPTLRPTPRLTPKPTPRPTPRPTTRPTPKLTPRPTPRPTPRPTPKLTPKPTPRPTPRPTPKLTPRPTPRPTPRPTPRPTPRPTPRPTPNPTPRPTPRPTPIPTLRPTLRPIPYPTPKPRPTTQKPTIPPMWTWFWRRKTTTTPTPKPTTTVPTTTTRRFTTTTGELETPPPGFNPCLGCKMVNGAGFNPHPTDCSKFVQCFFRGDDVIAFYKNCPVGHFWNQEKLTCDYAFRVNCVHDMCHNLLVHRYANRGHCQAFWDCENGHAIQRCCPAGQAYNTSVAMCVKDPSCPPTCSWSAHAPPVKTVCKDRAVPGNSAFYEQEVEGHGWLMMPCAPGTAFDQKECRCSEFSASLNDHDSDCTAEVILNFDNDVQDSSGKYVWVTNKGVEVKNGSAVFDGKSELLIQRFTNDDFGFTFIVRMRYRETGSTPYSNSALISNGDCGRDGSIVIATDPVSIRFGVDTDKTRGLYSFRVKKPATEWKTVEFKLADGKLQGRANELVFSRNVPGRIERRACAIQIGHGWGLENFVGDIDQLEIYKCKPMKGYTFHKYKG from the exons ATGGCCTCTTACAAAAGAGTTGCCATTCTGCTGATGTCATTCATGTGCTGCTTATGGCTATCTGCGCATGCCCAGTTGTGGTGGGATGACGACGAGATATCTTTAGATGACCTTGTGG atatcGGTTTCCCCATCAAACGGCCACGTAATGACAAGTACCGGGACGCCAGTAACATAATACATTATAAAACTATCATTGACGACGATGAATCAGAAAAAGCTCACGATGGTGGCAAAGGCGATGAGATTGGTGATGATAAGGATGATGATGACACTAAATTCACTGACAAGGCCGATGACAACCCGGCCGGTACTTGGAACGATGgaaataatgatgataataacaTCACTGATAAAGACGATGACATCCTGGCTAAGACTGGTGAGGATAATGATGATATTGGTAATAACAACACTGAAAACGCTGGGGAAAACGATGACACTCAGGCCGATAGTGGGAACGATGAatttaatgatgatgataaaatCACTGATATAGTCAATGACATCCTGGCTAAGACTGGTGAGGATAATGATGATATTGGTAATAACAACACTGAAAACGCTGGGGAAAACGATGACACTCAGGCCGATAGTGGGAACGATgaatttgatgatgatgataaaatcACTGATATAGTCAATGACATCCTGGCTATGACAGGTGAGGATAATGATGATTTTGGTTATAACAACATTGAAAACGCTGGGGAAAATGATGACACTCAGGCCGACAGTGGGAACGATgaaaataatgatgatgataaaatGCCCGACAAAGATGATGACACGCCGGCAAACATTGGGGATGATGATAACGACGATGATAAAACTAAAAACACTGGCAGAGACGATGACAACCCAGCCGACGAGACGAGTGGCGATAATGGTGATGATGAAAACACTGAAGTCACTGGCAAAGAAATTGGTAATGATGACAATGCCAACACAGGAATCACTGGAGGAGACGAGGATAATGTTGATGGTGGTGACGGTAGTAACAACGCTGAAAACACTGGCAAAGACGATGACACTCAGGCCGATAGTGGGGACGATgaaaataatgatgataataaacTCACTGACAAAGACAATGACACGCCGGCCAATATTGGGTCTGATGGTGAcgatgataaaacaaaaaacactgGCAAAGCAAATGAAAACTCGGCCGAGATTGGTAATGGTGACAATGATAACACTGAAAGCACTGGCGGAGACGATGATGACCAGGTCAAGACTGGTGATGATAATATTGATGGTGGTGGTAGTAATAACGATGAAAACACTGGTAAAGACGATGATACTCCAGCCGAGACGAGTGATGATAATACCAGTGATGATGGTGGTGATTCTGGCAAAGGTGATGACAGCCCGACTAAGTCTGGCGATAACGGTAATGGTAACACTGAAAGCATGCGCAAAGACGATGACAAACCAAAAGACTCTTCTCTTGATCAAACAACGCAAAATGTGGTTACATCTTTGGAAAAACCAGAGGAAAATGACGACTCCACTGAAGATCGTGTACCGAAATCAGCTAGTCCATCGGAAGATTCTGACGATTCATCTGAGAGTGGCGAAAGCAACGATTCTTCGACCCAGGTTCCTTCTTCTTCGTCTTcgtcttcttcttcttcttcttcttcttcatcGTCTTCGTCTTCTTCCTCATCGTCTTCTTCTTCATCGTCTTCGTCTTCTTCTTCAGAAAATTCCGATGATTCGACTGAACGCACAACTCCTATGCGTTTTATTCCAAGGAGAACATCACCAAAGACAACACCAACGCCGATTCCACCTAAGGGAAGTTCTGAAGAAACTTCGAAAGTGACAACACCAACGCCGTTACCCCCAAAGGGAAGTTCAGAAGAAACAGAGGAAACTTCGAAAGTGACAACACCAACGCCGTTACCCCCAAAGGGAAGTTCAGAAGAAACAGAGGAGACTTCGAAAGTGACAACACCAACACCGTTACCCCCAAAGGGAAGTTCAGAAGAAACGGAAGAAACTTCAAAAGTGACAACACCAACGCCGTTACCCCCAAAGGGAAGTTCAGAGGAAACAGAGGAGACTTCGAAAGTGACAACACCAACGCCGTTACCCCCAAAGGGAAGTTCAGAGGAACCAGAGGAAACTTCACCAAGTACAACTCAAATCCCATTACCTCCAGAGAAAAGTACAACGCCGATGACTTTCACACCAAGTCCGCTATTCA GGTGTCCCCTCGTCATGGATATTGTAATTGTAATTCATGGTTCAAATACCATCACGAGGCAAAATTTCACGGACATAAAGTGCGGTGTCGTCAGTCTTATTGAATCTATGACGCCACCAATTTACCCAAGAAACTCCCACATAGGATTCATACAGTACAGTGACGCGAAACATGTGGAAAAACACAACATTTCTGCTGACAAGGAAGGACTGAAAGTGTTTGTCTACGAGACCAAAACCTCTGGGACCGGTACACGGACAGATCTAg GACTGCTGGAAATGAACCGGATGTTTGCATCTAACTTCCGGCCTGGAGTAAGACGGATTGGCGTCATTGTAACATACGGTCTATCACCTTCCCCTGTTAATGTTGCCCAACAGGCGTTCCTGGCTAGACGTGCAGGCATTGATATATTTGTTGTGGGTATCACTAGCAACACTAGGGAGTACGAGCTTAATGTTATGACCGGCACTGTTGGGCGCCATCATGTATATTACTTACCACGGTTCGACGAATTCAAGGATTTCGTAAACGATCGATTGGTGCATGAAATATGTGCTGCACCTGCTCTACCAACCCCTCGACCTACTCCTCGCCTTACCCCAAAACCAACTCCACGGCCAACGCCTCGTCCCACCCCTTTACTAACACCAAAACCAACTCCACAGCCAACTACACGCCCCTAtccaaaacttaccccaaaaccAACTCCACGCCCAACACCTCGTCCCACCCCAAAATCAACTCCGCGGCCAACGCCTCGTCCCACtccaaaacttaccccaaaaccAACTCCACGCCCAACACCTCGTCCGACCCCAAAACCAACTCCGCGGCCAACGCCTCGTCCCACtccaaaacttaccccaaaaccAACTCCTCGACCAACTCCTGCCCCCACTccaaaacttactccaaaaccAACTCCTCGACCAACACCTCGTCCTACCCCAAAACTGACTCCACGCCCCACTccaaaacttactccaaaaccAACTCCTCGACCAACACCTCGTCCTACCCCAAAACTGACTCCTCGACCAACTCCTCGGCCAACTCCACGCCCCACtccaaaacttaccccaaaaccGACTCCTCGACCAACACCTCGTCCCACCCCAAAAATAACACCAAAACCACCAACTAAACGCCCCACTCCAAAACCAACTCCTAGACCAACTCCACGACCAACACCGAGACCGACcccaaaacttaccccaaaaccAACTCCACGGCCAACACCTCGCCCCACTCCAAAACCAACACCGCGACCAACTCCACGACCAACTCTCCGTCCAACACCAAGACTAACCCCAAAACCAACTCCACGACCAACTCCTCGTCCAACTACACGGCCTACACCAAAATTAACCCCAAGACCAACTCCACGACCAACACCGAGACCGACCCCAAAGCTTACCCCAAAACCAACTCCACGACCAACACCTCGTCCTACTCCAAAACTTACTCCACGCCCCACTCCACGCCCCACTCCACGACCAACTCCACGCCCCACTCCGCGCCCCACTCCGCGACCCACTCCAAACCCAACTCCACGGCCAACTCCACGTCCAACACCAATACCAACACTGAGACCAACACTACGACCAATTCCATATCCTACTCCAAAACCACGACCGACGACTCAAAAACCAACTATTCCTCCGATGTGGACTTGGTTCTGGAGGCGAAAAACTACTACAACCCCGACACCAAAACCTACCACTACTGTACCAACCACTACCACAAGGAGGTTCACCACAACTACTGGGGAACTGGAGACACCTCCACCAGGATTCA ATCCTTGTCTTGGGTGTAAGATGGTGAACGGGGCTGGGTTTAACCCCCATCCGACTGATTGTAGTAAGTTTGTTCAGTGTTTCTTCAGAGGAGATGACGTCATTGCCTTTTACAAAAATTGTCCTGTCGGACATTTCTGGAACCAAGAGAAATTGACATGTGACTACGCTTTCCGGGTCAACTGCGTCCATG aTATGTGCCATAACTTGCTGGTGCATCGTTACGCCAACCGTGGACACTGTCAGGCCTTCTGGGATTGTGAAAATGGCCATGCCATCCAGCGTTGCTGTCCTGCAGGCCAGGCGTATAATACAAGCGTTGCTATGTGTGTCAAGGATCCCTCTTGCCCTCCCACATGTAGCTGGTCAGCTCACGCTCCTCCAGTAAAAACAG TATGTAAGGACAGGGCTGTGCCGGGTAACTCTGCTTTCTATGAACAAGAAGTTGAAGGTCACGGTTGGTTGATGATGCCTTGTGCCCCTGGAACAGCATTCGACCAAAAGGAGTGCAGATGTTCTGAATTTTCAGCAAGTTTGAATGACCACGACTCAG ATTGTACTGCGGAAGTGATTCTAAATTTCGATAATGACGTCCAAGACTCCTCCGGAAAGTATGTGTGGGTTACCAATAAAGGGGTAGAGGTGAAAAATGGATCAGCTGTATTTGATGGAAAGTCTGAACTATTAATTCAACGGTTCACAAACGATGATTTTGGATTTACATTCATTGTGCGCATGCGCTATCGAGAAACTGGAAGTACGCCTTATAGTAATTCCGCACTGATTAGCAATGGCGATTGTGGAAGAGATGGATCCATCGTCATAGCAACCGATCCAGTCAGCATCCGGTTCGGTGTCGACACTGATAAAACACGTGGTCTCTACAGTTTTCGAGTGAAAAAGCCC GCAACAGAATGGAAGACGGTTGAGTTCAAGTTAGCCGATGGAAAGCTTCAAGGTCGAGCTAATGAGTTGGTATTTTCAAGAAATGTACCAG GTCGTATTGAAAGAAGAGCTTGTGCCATACAGATAGGTCATGGATGGGGACTGGAAAATTTTGTAGGTGATATTGATCAG TTGGAAATCTATAAATGCAAGCCAATGAAAGGGTATACCTTCCATAAGTACAAAGGATGA